One Chloroflexota bacterium genomic window carries:
- the rpsL gene encoding 30S ribosomal protein S12, with amino-acid sequence MPTINQLIRKGRKPQTKKTKAPALRFNLNTLRNRMIRGKGSPLKRGVCTVVRTMTPKKPNSALRKIARVRLTNGIEVTAYIPGEGHQLQEHSVVLIRGGRVKDLPGVRYHIVRGALDTTGVEKRRKARSKYGAKTPKAATAAA; translated from the coding sequence GTGCCAACAATCAATCAACTCATCCGCAAAGGGCGCAAGCCGCAAACCAAAAAGACCAAGGCGCCGGCTCTGCGATTCAATTTGAACACGCTGCGTAATCGCATGATTCGTGGCAAGGGTTCACCGCTAAAGCGTGGTGTGTGTACGGTCGTCCGCACGATGACCCCGAAGAAGCCGAATTCGGCTCTGCGGAAAATTGCGCGCGTGCGCTTGACGAACGGTATCGAAGTGACGGCGTATATTCCGGGTGAAGGGCACCAATTGCAAGAGCACTCGGTGGTGTTGATTCGCGGCGGTCGTGTTAAGGATTTGCCCGGCGTGCGGTATCACATCGTGCGCGGCGCGCTCGATACGACCGGCGTTGAAAAACGCCGTAAGGCGCGTAGCAAGTACGGCGCCAAGACACCGAAAGCGGCAACCGCCGCCGCGTAA
- the rpsG gene encoding 30S ribosomal protein S7, whose translation MPRRGQVKHQPTPPDPKYKSVVVQSFINRIMERGKKVTAERLVYGAFDIMGEKTKKNPMEVFESALRNAGPSIEVKPRRVGGATLQVPVEVSSDRRTALAMRWIIQYARARGGKTFAEKLASELMDCAANQGSTIKKKEETHKMAEANRAFAHYRW comes from the coding sequence ATGCCGAGACGAGGACAGGTTAAACACCAACCGACCCCACCGGATCCGAAATACAAGAGCGTCGTGGTGCAGTCGTTCATCAACCGCATTATGGAACGCGGCAAAAAAGTGACGGCAGAGCGTTTGGTCTACGGCGCGTTCGACATTATGGGCGAAAAGACCAAAAAGAATCCGATGGAAGTGTTCGAATCCGCGCTCCGCAACGCGGGTCCCAGCATCGAAGTCAAGCCGCGCCGCGTCGGTGGCGCGACGTTGCAGGTGCCGGTCGAAGTGTCGTCGGATCGCCGCACCGCGCTGGCGATGCGCTGGATCATTCAGTACGCGCGCGCGCGTGGCGGCAAAACCTTCGCCGAAAAATTGGCGAGTGAATTGATGGATTGCGCGGCGAACCAGGGTTCGACGATCAAGAAAAAAGAAGAAACGCACAAGATGGCGGAAGCGAACCGCGCTTTCGCGCACTATCGTTGGTAA
- the fusA gene encoding elongation factor G encodes MARLVPLEKIRNIGVIAHIDAGKTTVSERILYFTGKTYKIGEVHDGTAVMDWMVQERERGITITAAATTTLWRDHQINLIDTPGHIDFTAEVQRSLRVLDGGIVVFDAVAGVQPQSETVWRQADRFGVPRLAFVNKMDRVGANFERTIQMITDRLGAHPVAIQIPIGAEAGFSGIIDLLNMQETIFDEDPDATPHVKEIRSEFQDLANQRRHAMVEAIAETDEALTEKYLEGQEISNDELHAALRRATIAGKIVPVLSGAALKNKGIQFVLDAVVDFLPSPMDIPAVRGTLPDNLEKEERRNADENASAAALAFKIVTDPYVGRLAYIRVYSGKISTGQALLNSTRNQRERIGRLVRMHANSREEVEEILAGDIAAIIGPKNTFTGDTLCDPTAPILLEAIKFPEPVIHVAIEPRTKADQDKMAEALRRLSEEDPTFRVRTDEETGQTLIAGMGELHLDVLVDRMTREFKVWANVGKPQVAYRETITRPVRAEGRFVRQTGGRGQYGHCWLELEPLEKGKGFEFENDLKGGAIPREYVPAIEKGVREALDSGVVAGYPVVDIRARLVDGSYHEVDSSEMAFKIAGSMAFKAGAQKASPVLLEPIMKVEVVVPENFMGDAIGDLSARRAHVEGMDARGSGVTAIHAFVPLATMFGYATDLRSATQGRGTFTMEFDHYDQLPANIAEQVIGGKK; translated from the coding sequence ATGGCTAGACTCGTTCCGCTCGAAAAAATTAGAAATATCGGTGTGATCGCGCACATTGACGCCGGCAAAACGACGGTCAGTGAGCGTATCTTGTACTTTACCGGCAAGACATACAAAATCGGCGAAGTGCACGATGGCACCGCCGTCATGGATTGGATGGTGCAAGAGCGCGAACGCGGCATTACGATTACCGCCGCGGCGACCACGACTTTATGGCGCGATCACCAGATCAACCTCATTGATACGCCAGGTCACATTGACTTTACCGCCGAAGTGCAACGTTCGCTGCGCGTGCTCGATGGGGGCATTGTCGTTTTCGACGCGGTCGCCGGGGTGCAACCGCAGTCCGAAACGGTGTGGCGTCAAGCCGATCGTTTCGGCGTGCCGCGCCTCGCCTTCGTCAACAAAATGGATCGCGTCGGCGCGAATTTCGAGCGCACCATTCAGATGATCACGGATCGTCTCGGCGCGCATCCGGTCGCGATTCAAATACCGATTGGCGCGGAAGCGGGTTTCTCCGGCATCATTGATCTACTCAACATGCAAGAGACGATCTTTGACGAAGACCCGGACGCGACGCCGCACGTCAAGGAAATTCGCAGTGAGTTTCAGGACTTGGCGAACCAGCGTCGTCACGCGATGGTCGAAGCGATTGCCGAGACCGATGAAGCGTTGACCGAAAAATATCTCGAAGGTCAGGAAATCTCCAACGACGAACTGCACGCGGCGTTGCGCCGCGCGACCATTGCCGGCAAAATTGTGCCCGTGTTGAGCGGGGCGGCGTTGAAGAACAAGGGCATTCAATTCGTGCTCGACGCCGTCGTAGATTTTCTCCCCTCGCCGATGGATATTCCGGCGGTGCGCGGCACATTGCCGGACAACCTCGAAAAAGAAGAACGCCGCAACGCGGACGAAAACGCATCTGCCGCCGCGTTAGCATTCAAAATTGTAACCGACCCATACGTTGGACGCCTCGCTTATATCCGCGTTTATTCCGGCAAAATTTCAACTGGGCAAGCCCTCCTCAACTCGACGCGCAACCAGCGTGAACGCATCGGACGGTTGGTGCGGATGCACGCCAATTCGCGCGAAGAGGTCGAAGAAATTCTCGCCGGCGACATCGCCGCGATTATCGGACCCAAGAACACGTTCACGGGCGATACGCTGTGCGACCCGACCGCGCCGATTCTCCTCGAAGCGATCAAGTTCCCGGAACCGGTAATCCATGTCGCGATTGAACCGCGCACCAAAGCGGATCAGGACAAGATGGCGGAAGCATTGCGCCGTCTCTCCGAAGAAGATCCGACCTTCCGTGTCCGCACCGACGAAGAGACCGGGCAAACATTGATCGCGGGTATGGGCGAGTTGCACCTCGACGTGCTCGTAGATCGCATGACGCGCGAATTTAAGGTGTGGGCAAACGTCGGCAAACCCCAGGTCGCGTATCGCGAAACGATCACGCGCCCAGTGCGCGCCGAAGGACGCTTTGTGCGCCAGACCGGCGGGCGCGGTCAGTACGGTCACTGCTGGCTCGAACTCGAACCGCTCGAAAAAGGCAAGGGCTTTGAATTCGAGAACGATCTAAAAGGCGGCGCGATTCCCCGCGAGTACGTGCCCGCGATTGAAAAGGGTGTGCGCGAGGCGCTCGATAGCGGCGTGGTTGCCGGTTATCCAGTCGTAGATATTCGCGCGCGACTCGTGGATGGTTCGTACCACGAAGTGGACTCGTCCGAAATGGCGTTCAAGATCGCCGGCTCGATGGCATTCAAAGCCGGCGCGCAAAAAGCCAGCCCGGTCTTGCTCGAGCCGATTATGAAAGTCGAAGTCGTCGTGCCGGAAAACTTTATGGGCGACGCGATTGGCGATCTCTCTGCGCGGCGCGCGCACGTCGAAGGGATGGACGCGCGCGGGAGCGGAGTGACGGCGATTCACGCGTTCGTGCCGCTCGCGACGATGTTCGGTTACGCGACCGATTTGCGTTCGGCGACCCAGGGGCGCGGAACGTTTACAATGGAATTCGATCATTACGACCAACTGCCGGCTAATATCGCCGAGCAGGTGATTGGTGGAAAAAAATAA
- the tuf gene encoding elongation factor Tu has protein sequence MSKQKFERTKPHVNVGTIGHVDHGKTTLTAAITKTMSLKGMANFVSYDEVAKASEKQGRRDDTKILTIAISHVEYETENRHYAHIDCPGHADYIKNMITGAAQMDGAILVVSAPDGPMPQTREHILLARQVEVPAIVVFLNKVDLMDDPELLDLVELELRDLLSAYNFPGDKVPVVRGAAVKALVSTSKDINAPEYAPILELMRVVDSYVPTPVRAVDKPFLMPIEDVFAIKGRGTVVTGRVERGMVKTGDTIEIVGLKETRSTVVTGVEMFRKLLDSGQAGDNIGCLLRGIERTEVERGMVLSAPNGIKPLTQFEGEVYILKKEEGGRHTPFFNGYRPQFYIRTLDVTGDCQLPEGVEMVMPGDRVTMKVKLITPVAMEKGSRFAIREGGHTVGSGVITKVVE, from the coding sequence ATGTCGAAGCAAAAATTCGAACGCACGAAACCGCACGTGAACGTGGGGACGATCGGACACGTGGATCACGGCAAGACCACCCTCACCGCCGCGATCACCAAAACCATGTCGCTCAAGGGCATGGCAAACTTTGTGTCGTACGATGAAGTGGCGAAAGCGTCTGAAAAGCAAGGTCGCCGCGACGACACGAAAATCCTCACGATTGCTATCTCGCACGTCGAATACGAAACCGAAAACCGACATTATGCGCACATTGACTGCCCAGGTCACGCCGATTATATCAAGAACATGATTACCGGCGCGGCGCAGATGGACGGCGCGATTCTCGTCGTCTCCGCGCCCGATGGTCCGATGCCGCAGACGCGCGAGCACATTTTGTTGGCGCGCCAAGTCGAAGTGCCCGCCATCGTCGTTTTCCTTAACAAAGTAGACTTGATGGACGATCCCGAATTGCTCGACCTCGTCGAATTGGAATTGCGCGACCTGCTGTCGGCGTACAACTTCCCCGGCGATAAAGTGCCGGTCGTGCGCGGCGCGGCGGTCAAGGCGTTGGTGAGCACTTCGAAAGATATCAACGCGCCCGAATACGCGCCGATTTTGGAGTTGATGCGCGTGGTGGATTCATACGTACCCACGCCCGTGCGCGCGGTGGACAAGCCGTTCTTGATGCCCATCGAAGACGTGTTCGCGATCAAAGGTCGCGGTACGGTCGTCACGGGTCGCGTCGAACGCGGTATGGTCAAGACCGGCGACACTATTGAAATCGTCGGCTTGAAGGAAACGCGCTCGACCGTCGTGACCGGCGTCGAAATGTTCCGCAAGTTGCTCGATTCGGGTCAAGCGGGTGACAACATTGGTTGTTTATTGCGCGGCATCGAGCGCACCGAAGTCGAACGCGGCATGGTGCTCTCCGCGCCGAACGGCATCAAGCCGTTGACCCAGTTTGAAGGCGAAGTGTACATCTTGAAGAAAGAAGAAGGCGGTCGCCACACTCCGTTCTTTAACGGCTATCGCCCACAGTTCTACATCCGCACACTCGACGTGACGGGTGATTGCCAATTGCCCGAAGGCGTTGAAATGGTGATGCCGGGCGACCGTGTGACGATGAAGGTCAAACTGATCACGCCCGTCGCCATGGAAAAAGGTTCGCGCTTTGCCATTCGCGAAGGCGGTCACACCGTCGGTTCGGGTGTTATCACGAAAGTGGTTGAATAA
- the rpsJ gene encoding 30S ribosomal protein S10, with the protein MARQKIRIQLKAYDHRVLDQSAKQIVETAERTGAAVVGPIPLPTKIEKFTVQRASFIDKDSRDQFEIRTHKRLIDVLEPSSKTIDTLMRLNLPAGVDIEIKL; encoded by the coding sequence ATGGCTCGACAAAAAATTCGCATTCAACTCAAAGCGTACGATCATCGTGTGCTCGATCAATCGGCTAAACAAATCGTCGAGACCGCCGAGCGCACAGGCGCGGCAGTCGTGGGACCCATCCCGCTGCCGACCAAGATCGAAAAATTCACTGTGCAACGCGCGTCGTTCATTGACAAGGATTCGCGCGACCAGTTCGAGATTCGCACGCACAAACGCTTGATTGATGTGCTCGAGCCAAGTTCGAAAACGATTGATACGCTGATGCGGCTGAACCTGCCGGCTGGCGTGGATATTGAGATTAAGTTGTAG